The following proteins are co-located in the Colletotrichum lupini chromosome 4, complete sequence genome:
- a CDS encoding amidase, translating into MKLPAFLLAFCLMALYFKVAKALTPLNGTLFQSTFVSNTQDQSFLIESTQYLAVTSDPIFTVSCVLDPSQGPLTYISALSATTTGDELKQVINDSFGKDDVFVQGFLSNVLVSASSSEDLDDSVISYLEGLGSNIIYGAGDGPSTCGNSTLIPCPLFAITDGDSLYLSKVLLMYVDMYRTFVTGTYESNGEYKAFTQSEADWGYPMIPVPFRLYSTEDTRPLAGQRVAVKDIYDLEGIQTTAGSRSYAAVNDVADKTAPALQKILDLGGVVVGKQKTAQFASPQSPWNWNDAFYPRSPRGDTFLSCSGSSSGAGCSIAAYDWLDFAIDTDTGLSVRQPAAFSGTYGNRPSQGMILMENIITNAFNADTAGVFCRDPVKWTTFAKAWYDPSLHQDTSLNGLPALSVPDERTFPKRILYPVDHLPLQDPAAETILQKFLSDASASLGATVEQVNLTETIENVTGRPISQILGDLLVLWTHDLITETAQPLLAKYAPAFPPLDQPYRGAFHSLTIDDNVYKAAMANRTRDAALWHDKTLFSTDTSCSEAIFVYDVGTGGIPTFRSQDLNSDPGSTTPVNPTTSQAGSTVASYFGDADYTVPIGQVSYFSNVTFQEEFMPVTVNLVAKRGCDFVLFNLVNDLADKGILKTVLTGQQAFAS; encoded by the coding sequence ATGAAGCTCCCTGCTTTTCTCCTCGCGTTCTGCCTTATGGCACTCTACTTCAAGGTAGCAAAAGCGCTTACGCCCCTAAATGGCACTCTTTTCCAATCTACCTTTGTGTCAAACACTCAAGACCAGTCCTTCCTCATTGAGAGCACTCAGTATCTGGCTGTGACTTCGGATCCTATATTCACCGTCTCCTGTGTCCTGGACCCCTCTCAGGGACCACTCACATACATCTCCGCCCTTTCTGCCACAACCACCGGAGATGAGCTGAAACAAGTCATCAATGACTCTTTCGGAAAGGATGATGTCTTCGTTCAGGGCTTTCTAAGCAATGTTCTTGTCAGTGCCAGCAGCTCCGAAGACCTCGATGATTCGGTCATCAGCTATCTGGAAGGTCTCGGATCCAACATTATCTACGGTGCTGGTGATGGGCCATCCACTTGCGGCAACTCCACGCTTATTCCCTGTCCTTTGTTTGCCATCACAGATGGAGACAGTCTCTACCTCAGCAAGGTCCTCCTCATGTACGTCGATATGTACAGAACCTTTGTGACTGGCACGTACGAATCAAACGGAGAATACAAGGCATTCACCCAGTCCGAGGCTGACTGGGGATACCCTATGATTCCCGTTCCTTTCAGGCTTTACAGCACGGAAGACACAAGACCTTTGGCTGGTCAGCGTGTTGCTGTGAAGGACATTTACGATCTTGAGGGGATCCAGACGACCGCTGGGAGCAGATCCTACGCTGCCGTCAACGACGTCGCAGATAAGACGGCACCTGCTCTCCAGAAAATTCTCGACCTCGGCGGAGTTGTCGTCGGTAAGCAGAAGACTGCCCAGTTCGCGTCCCCTCAGAGCCCCTGGAACTGGAATGATGCGTTCTATCCCCGCAGCCCTCGCGGAGACACCTTCCTAAGCTGCTCAGGCTCTTCTTCTGGAGCGGGTTGCTCTATCGCTGCTTACGACTGGCTTGACTTTGCCATTGATACCGATACTGGTCTTTCGGTGCGACAGCCGGCTGCATTTTCGGGCACATATGGCAACAGACCTTCTCAGGGAATGATCCTAATGGAGAACATCATCACAAATGCCTTCAATGCCGATACTGCCGGTGTCTTCTGTCGCGACCCTGTCAAGTGGACTACCTTCGCGAAGGCTTGGTACGACCCCTCACTCCATCAGGACACGTCGTTGAACGGCTTGCCTGCTCTCTCAGTTCCCGACGAGCGTACGTTCCCTAAGCGAATTCTGTACCCGGTCGACCATCTCCCGCTGCAGGACCCCGCCGCTGAGACAATTCTTCAAAAGTTCCTAAGCGACGCGTCGGCATCTCTTGGCGCCACTGTGGAGCAGGTCAACCTTACTGAGACGATCGAGAATGTGACCGGACGACCCATCTCGCAAATCCTCGGAGACTTGCTTGTTCTGTGGACACACGACTTGATCACGGAGACTGCCCAGCCCCTCCTGGCAAAGTATGCTCCGGCTTTTCCGCCCCTTGACCAACCGTATCGCGGGGCATTCCACTCCCTGACCATTGACGACAACGTCTACAAGGCGGCAATGGCGAACCGGACCCGCGATGCGGCCCTGTGGCACGACAAGACCCTGTTCTCCACGGACACATCCTGTTCTGAGGCAATTTTTGTTTATGATGTCGGAACTGGCGGCATTCCTACTTTCCGATCCCAGGACCTCAATAGCGACCCTGGTTCCACAACCCCTGTGAACCCTACAACATCTCAAGCTGGGTCGACTGTGGCGTCTTACTTTGGCGATGCCGATTACACTGTTCCCATTGGCCAAGTCTCCTACTTCAGCAATGTGACTTTCCAGGAAGAGTTCATGCCTGTCACTGTGAATCTCGTGGCTAAGCGCGGCTGCGACTTTGTTTTATTCAACCTGGTCAATGACTTGGCCGACAAGGGCATCTTGAAGACGGTCTTAACAGGACAGCAGGCTTTTGCCTCTTAG